TGCAGCGGCAGTTGGAAAGTTGCATTAGACGAGGCTGCGGCTGCGTCAACGCAGGATGAAATTGCCGCCGCACCGGCTTCTGCACCGGCGGATCAAGTATCTCCGGTGATAGACGCGCCGGGCGATATGACCACCGAACAGCCGGTTATCGAGCTTGCAGGACGGGTCAGCGACGCCTCGGCGATCGTCGAATTTACGGTAAATGGCGCCGCCGCGCCGCTGGAAGCGAACGGCAACTTTCGTCTTCAGCGCGGTGTGGCACTAGGACAAAGCGAGCTGGTGATCGCGGCGCTCGACGAATGGGGCAACCGTGCTGAGCGCCGTATCGTAGTCACGCGGCGCGCCCAGGGAGAATCCACCAACCGCGAGGCCAGCGCGGACAAGAACATCGTTACTGACAATGCTGCGCCAATGATATCCCTGCCCGAAAATTTGGAGACAGACGAGGCCGCGATCGACATTTGGGGCGGCGTCGTCGACGTCTCGCGCATTGTCGACCTTAGGATCGATGGACGTTCGGTGGCGATTGGTGCGGACGGCGCCTTTTCCATCCGCCGCGGCGTGCCGGTGGGGGTCAGCGAAATCCGAGTTACCGCGCTCGACGAATGGGGCAATGAAGCTGAGCAGCGCGTCCGTATCACCCGTCGCGCGCCGGTGAATATGGCGGTGGCCGACAGCCCGCCCAAAGAAAGCCAAATCGCCACGCTGGGCCAGCAGAATGATGATAAGCAAGCACCGCGTATCAATCTGCCGCCCAAGCTAGTAACGGAGGACCGGGAAATCGATATCGCGGGCAGTGTTTCCGACGATTCCGCGATCGTCGAAATGTTCGTCAATGAACGCCGCGTCACGCTTGGTTCGGATGGCAGTTTCCGCATCCGCGAGCGCCTCACGATCGGCATCAATAAGTTTGCGTTCAGAGCCACCGACGAATGGGGCAACAAGGCCGAGAAGCGTATCGACGTTGAGCGCAAGCAGCTTGATTTAGCGCTCGGCAGTTATCACGCCTTGGTTATCGGCAACAATGAATATCTAAACATGCCGAAATTAAAAACCGCGGTCGCCGATGCTGAAGCGGTTTCCCGCGTGCTGGAAGATCGCTACGGCTTTACGGTTACCACACTGATCAATGCCACGCGCTATGATGTGATTGGCGCCATGAGCGAACTCCGCGCCAATCTCGCTTACGATACCAACCTGTTGATTTATTACGCCGGCCACGGTGTCATCGATCCGGTGACCGAGCGCGGCTATTGGTTGCCGGTCGAAGCGGAGCAAAGCAATTCAGCGAATTGGGTGTCGAACGACGACATCACGGACATGCTCAAGGCGATACCGGCGCGCCACATATTGGTGATTGCCGATTCCTGCTACTCGGGCACGCTGGTCCGCGCCGCTTCGATCGATCTGGAGACCTGGGAAGATCGCCGCGACTGGCTGAAACGCGTCGTCGAGAAGCGCTCCCGGACGGCGCTGGCGTCGGGCGGATTGGAGCCGGTGGCGGATGCGGGGTCGGGTGGCCATTCGGTTTTTGCGGCGGCATTGCTTGGCGCGTTGCAGGAAAATACCGAGATCATCGAAGCGAATGAACTGTTCGCGCCGGTGCGCAAATCAGTGGTGCTGAACGCCAACCAAACCCCGATATACTCAGACATCCGCCTGGCCGGCCATGACGGCGGCGATTTCATCTTCGCCCCCAAATAACCCGCCGACCTCAGTCGGGCCAAATTGGCCTATTTTTCCGGACGCGACGCGTTTGCGTTCGACAGCACCCGGCCAGGAGTGCCACATTCGCGCCCGATGACTTCCACAAATTCAATGCCGCTTGGCGGCTCCCCCGTGCACGCCTCGCTTGGGTTGTCGCTGTTGATGTTGCTCGCGCTCGGGGCTCTCTGGGGCAGCATCACTGCAATGGCCAAGGTCATCACCATGGCGGGTGTGCCGGCACTGGGCTATGCGTTCTGGCAGACCTCTGGCGCGGCGGTTATTCTGTTGGCCGTTTGCCTGGCGCGCGGCCGGCCGCCCCCTATTAGCAAGGCGCATCTCCGCCACTATGTCGTCGTCGGAGCCCTGGGGAGTGCAATTCCGACGACCAATTTGTTTTATGCGCTGTCCAATCTGCCGACCGGGATCGTCGCGCTGGTGATTACCACTGTGCCGCTGTTTACCTATTTGCTTTCGCTTGCCGCCCGGTTAGAAGGCTTTGATTGGCGCCGTGCAATGGGTATTGGCCTTGGTTTCGCAGGCGCGTTGCTGGTGCTTCTGCCGGCCGGCAGCCTACCGCGCCCGGATATGATTCCTTTCGTCATTTTGGCTTTTTTGTCGCCGTTTTTCTATTCGCTCAATTCTGTCTATGCGATGAAATTTCATCCGCCTCAAATGGATTCGATGCATGTCGCCACCGGCATGATGATGACCTCCAGCCTGATGCTGTTGCCTGCGTCGCTCGCAACCGACACCTTTCATCCGCTGTGGCGGAGTTTCGCTTTAGCCGACGGCCTGATCCTGGTGCATATGGTTTTGGCGGCGCTCACCTTTCATATGTATTTTGTCCTGTTGCGTCGCGCCGGCCCGGTCTATTTCAGCCAAGTCGCCCTCATCGTCACGCTCGTGGCAGTCGGGTGGGGCGTGGTGCTGTTCGACGAGCGGCATAGTCTGTGGATATGGGCCGCATTGGCGTTGGTGTTTGCCGGCGTGGCCATGGTCAATTTGCGCCACAAATTCCAAGCTGCCAGAAACGGCGCAAAGCCCTAAAGGATTTTTGCCTGGCGCGGTGAGGCGCGGGGCTTTTCATTGCGAGCGAAAACGCCGAGCATTGCGGTGGGCGGCTCGATTCGTGCCGTCCGCTCCGGGGAGCCCGCGCTTTGAACGGAATTTTCTTCGCCCTCGTCCTCATTTCCTTCGCAACCGCGGCGGTGCGGCACCTGCCGTGGCTGGCCGGCGCTGAAGGCGGCGCGGTGCCGATGGACGTGTTGGGACAGGCGATGATCGCCTCGGCCAGCGACGCCGTCACTCTCGCCATCGGCTTGGTCGGCGTGATGGCGCTATTTCTCGGCTTGATGAAGGTCGCCGAACGCGGCGGCCTGTTGGTGATCATCGCCCGCCTAGTCCGCCCGATGATGGTGCGGCTTTTTCCCGAGGTGCCGCCCGAGCATCCGGCGATGGGCGCCATGATCCTCAATATGTCGGCTAATGCGCTGGGTCTCGGCAACGCTGCAACGCCCTTCGGCATCCGCGCGATGCAGCAGTTAGATAAATTGAACCCAGTTAAGGGCACGGCGAGCAACGCCATGATTCTCTTTCTCGCGATTAACACGTCGAGCGTAACTTTGCTGGCGACAGGAGTGATTGCGCTCCGCGCCGCCTCGGGCTCGGAAAATCCCGCCGGCATCGTGCCAACCACACTTGTCGCCACGATCTGCTCGACCGCCACAGCGATCATCGTCGCCAAGCTCTGCATCCGCTGGTTTCCGCCCGCCACAGCGGAACCGCCACAGGCGGGAAAAGCGGCCCTGGCGGAGGCTTCCACTACGGATGAATTTGATGACCTTGGTGGCGTGGCGGAGGGCCAGGAAATCGGCGACGGAGAGCAACTAGAGCGCGCCACCGCCCGCCCCTATCCTGCTTATGTCTCCTATTTGGTTCTCAGCGGGATCGCCGGCTTCATTCCGCTCACGGTTTTTTACGGCCGTGAAATCGCGCCCTGGATTATTCCCGGCCTGATGCTGTTGCTGCTCGGCTTCGGCATGGCGCGCCGGGTGCGCATCTATGAAGTGTTTGTCGAAGGTGCGCGCGAGGGCTTTCAGGTGGCGTTCCGGATCATTCCTTATCTCGTGGCGATCCTGGTGGCGGTCGGCATGTTCCGCGCGAGCGGCGCCTTGGAATACATCATCGCGCCGATCGGCAGAGTGACAGAGCATATCGGCATGCCTGCGGAAGCCCTTCCCATGGCGCTGTTGCGCCCGCTCTCAGGATCGGGCGCCTACGGTATTTTGGCGTCAATCATCAACGATCCAAATACCGGTCCGGACAGCTATACCGGCTATCTGGTCTCCACCCTTCAGGGCTCGACCGAAACCACGTTTTATGTGCTCGCGGTTTATTTTGGCGCGGTGCAAATCCGTCGCATCCGCTACGCGCTGATTCCCGCGCTATCCGCCGATTTGGTCGGCATAATCGCCGCGGTGGCTATCGTTTCACTGATGTATGGATGAATTATTTTCTAGTGCGGGAGCGAATTGCGCAATTCGTGCCGGCGCTGCAAGAGGCGACGGATGCGGATTGGCAGTGCGCCCTCATCGATGATATCGCGATCCGCCAATACTCGGATCAGGTCTTCAATAACGCGCACCAGCTCAAGGTCGGTTGCCGCCAATTGTTCGAGCGTTGCCGCAGAATCTTCCGCGTCCGCCTTTGCCATAATGTTCGCCTCTGAACTTGATCTCGACGGCTATTCTAACCCGATTGCCGAGGCGAGGGCGAGTCGCGGTTAAGGGATCTGTTGAGTTCGCCCAATTCGGCCAATTCGAACTTCAAGCTGCGACGGTCCGCTGCCCCGCCGCTGGCAACACGCAACTGCCGCTTCATGTCCTGTGTGATGCGTCTCAATACCGCGATGACCTCGCCCCGGTGTTTGTCGCTACCGAGCTCAAGAACGACCTCCTGATTCATCATGAGATCGGAATAGGCGGCATGATCGGTGCGCCCGAGTTTTGTTAATTCGGTGTCGAGCTCGCGCCAAGCCCCCTCCCACGCCGCATAGACGCTGGGGCGCGGGCGGCGGCCTTCGAGCGCTACCATGATGCGCACGAATTGCCACACAGAAATTCTCATCTCGCCTTTTTTTGCCATGTCGTCTTCTTTGGTTATCTTGCCTGAACGGACAGGATATCGCGGTTCCGCCGTACCCGCATTCGATATAATCTGACGCCTGGTTTTAATGGAGAAACGTTATGGATTTGGACAGCATATTCGCCGCCCTCGACCTACAGCCGGACTGCCGCCAAGGCGGCGATCGGGCGGTCTTTACGCCCATAGACGGCAGCGAAATCGCCCGCGTGACGAGCGATGACGCTGCCTCGGCCGCTCGCAAGGTCGCCGCCGCGGAAGCCGCCTTCGTTGCCTGGCGCGCGGTGCCGGCGCCGCGCCGCGGTGAATTAATCCGCTTGCTGGGCGAAGAATTGCGCACTCACAAGGAGGCGCTCGGGCGACTGGTGACGCTAGAGAGCGGCAAGATCCTTCAGGAAGGCATGGGCGAAGTGCAGGAGATGATCGATATTTGCGACTTCGCGGTCGGTCTGTCGCGCCAACTATACGGCCTAACCATCGCCTCGGAACGGCCCGGTCACCGGATGATGGAAACCTGGCACCCGCTCGGCGTCTGCGCCGTGATCAGCGCATTTAATTTTCCCGTCGCGGTGTGGTCATGGAATTTTGCTCTCGCCATCGTGTGTGGCGACCCGGTGGTGTGGAAGCCCTCGGAAAAGACGCCGCTCACCGCTCTTGCCTGCCAACGTCTGTTCGAACGCGCCGCCGGGCGCTTCGACGGCGAACTGCCAGAGAATCTGCTGCAGGTTCTGATCGGCGGCAAGGAAGTTGGCGCGGCGTTGGTGGATGACAAGCGGGTGGCCTTGGTGAGCGCTACGGGGAGCTGCGTGATGGGTCGGGAAGTAGCGCCCCGGGTCGCGGCGCGCTTCGGCCGCACGCTGTTGGAACTCGGTGGCAACAACGCCATGATCGTCGCACCAAGCGCAGATTTGGCGCTGGCCGAGCGGGCAGTCACCTTTAGTGCTGTCGGCACTGCCGGACAGCGCTGTACTTCGCTGCGCCGGCTGATCGCACAGGACAAAATCGCCGACGACTTGGTGGCGCGCTTAAAGGTGGTCTATGCCGGCGTTCCGATCGGCTCGCCGCTCGACGATGGCGTGTTGCTTGGACCGCTCATGGATGCGCGGGCCTTTGATGCCATGCAAGTGGCGTTGACGCGTGCGCGTAACGAAGGCGGCACGGTACCCGGTGGCGAACGGGTGCTCCAGGCGGACTATCCGCAGGGTTTTTACGTCACCCCGGCGATTGCCGAAATGCCAGGGCAAACGGCAATCGTCGCCGAGGAAACCTTCGCGCCAATTCTTTACGTCATGCGCTATGGCACTTTTGAAGAAGCGATTGCCATGCATAACGGGGTGCCACAGGGGCTATCGTCCTGCATCTTCACCAATGATATGCGCGAGGCGGAGCGCTTTCTGTCTTCGGAAGGCAGCGATTGCGGCATCGCCAATGTCAATATTGGCCCGAGCGGCGCCGAAATCGGTGGCGCCTTCGGCGGCGAGAAGGAAACGGGCGGCGGGCGCGAATCCGGTACCGAAGCCTGGAAGGGTTACATGCGCCGCGCCACCAATACCATCAACTACTCATCGGACCTACCGTTGGCGCAAGGCATCACATTCGGCAGCGGCTGAGAAACGGCGCCGGCCGCCCGATGTCGTCTTAGCCGGGCCGGCGCGCCTGCAGGCCATAGTCAGGTCCGGTATCTTCAACTATCGAACCCCAAGGCTTGTAATCGCTGGTTGATGATTTCCAAAAACCTGACGTACTCTATCCGCGCTTTTGGAGACCGAGCCTGGGCCCACATGGGGAATTCGCCCGACGTTATTCGGCGACAAGCGTTCGCCGGGCAAGAAGCTTCATCGTATCGACATAGCGCTTCTGCGGCCAGCCGCAGCCGCCCGTGAGCTGTTCCCAATTGCGCACGGAAAGCATTGTCCACAAAATGTCCGTTGCTTGGTTCGTGGAGTAGTCGGAAGTTAGCGTGCCGTCTTTCTTGAGCGCCTTTATTGCCGCTTCACAGCCCTCGCGAACAGCCTGCATACGATCGTTCCAGGCAATCGCCGCCGCATTATCAGTGTCTTGCATTGCAAGGAACGCTTTGGCGATGCCATGAATCTTCGGAATGTAGTTTCCCCACGCCTCGATAAACGCATTCAATCGCTCCACACCCGTTGACGCGGTTCGACTTGCAGCGAGCCCCTCATCGACGTTGTTGACCTCATCCAGATAGCGTGCGGTCGCGACGAGCAGCTCCGCACGCGTTGCAAAGTGCAAGTACACCGCCTGCCGGCTTATCCCTGCTTCCTTCGCAATATCACTCATGCGAACGCTTTTGCCGGGTTCAGCTTCGAGCAGCTTCCACGCGGCTTTCAAGATTTTTCCTCGGGTTTCGACATTTGAACTTGACATCATGTCAATGTAGCCCCATTTGACACGGTGTCAACTTTACACAGTGTCAAGCAGGAGAGAAAACAATGGCCATGAATGACGATATGAACAACCCCACTCGATCTAAGTCACCCACGCTCGTTCTCGGAGGGACCGGCAAGACCGGCCGCCGCGTTGTAGAGCGGCTCACACGTCGCGGCGTGCCGACACGTATCGCGTCTCGGGCCGGCGACCCGTCCTTCGACTGGGGCAATCGGCGTAGCTGGGACGCAATGCTCGAAGGCGCGACGGCAGCGTATGTCAACTATGCCCCCGACCTCGCCATCCAAGGCGCGACGGATGACATCCGCGTCTTTGTCGAAAAAGCCGTGGCGCATGGGGTCCAACGTCTGGTTCTCCTGTCCGGCCGCGGAGAACAGGAAGCACAACTATGCGAACGCATGGTCCAGGACTCGGGCATTGAGTGGACCGTCGTACGCGCAAGTTGGTTTAACCAAAATTTCTCCGAAGGCGCGTTTCTCGACATGGTATTGGCCGGCGAGATTACGTTACCCGCCGGAGAAGTCGGGGAGCCGTTTGTCGACGTTAACGATATAGCCGATGTCGCAGTCGCCGCGTTGACCGAGGACAGTCATGTCGGCCAAATCTACGAGGTCACCGGACCCCGACTCCTGAGCTTTGCGGACGCAGTGGAAGAGATTGCCCGAGCTAGCGGACGCGAGCTCCGATATAGCCAAATTCCGCAGGAGGCCTTTGCGGCGGGTATTGCCAAATCTGGCGCGCCCGATGACATTCAGTGGCTGCTGAATTACCTGTTTTCCACCGTGCTCGATGGTCGGAACGCCTTTGTGTGCGACGGCGTCCGTAGAGCGTTGGGGCGGGAGCCGAAAGACTTCGCAGAATATGCCCGCCAGATCGCTGATTCGGGCGTTTGGAAGGTGGCGGCATGAACGCGCTGATGCCCCTCGCCGGGACGATAGCGCTGCTCGGAGAGTACCGCCGAGTGACCGAGAGTCAGTTTTTCGACATTGGCGGGCTCGAAGCACAAATATCAACAAGTTCGGAGAATCTCGACCGACTTCAATCACCACACAAAGGAAAAACAGATGCCTGATGATTGGATTGTATATGCGTGTCTCGCTGCTGGCATCTGCAGCGGGCTTGTTGCCGGGGTCTTCCTGTCCTTTTCGGACTTTATCATGAGATCGCTTGTCGCTGCCCGCCCTGCCAGTGGCATCGAGGCAATGCAGATGATCAACAGGAAGGTAGTTCGAACGTGGTTCTTGGTGATGCTGTTGGGCATGGCCCCAGCTTCGGTCGCGCTCGCAGGCTATGCATATTTTAACCTGAGCGCCCCGACATCACTTCTGATTATCGCAGGCGCGGCGATATACTTGGTTTTCGTTGTTCTCGTAACGATGTTCTACAACGTTCCCATGAACAACCGTCTGAGTCACATGGACCCGTTCGCCGAGGAGAGCGTTAACTATTGGAAAATATACGGCGCGGTGTGGACGCGGTGGAATCACGCCCGAACGCTCGGGTCTCTGGCGTCAGCGCTGTGCTTCCTCTTTGCCAGCATCGCGCTGTCATGAAGTGGTTCTTTTGGACGTCCGTTTCGCGCGGCGAAGCAGATCCGCATAGCCGAGATCGGCCTGGGTTGGGCATCGCCATAGCCCGGCGCCGTGCCGCCAAACTCATGGGGGTCTGAGCGCCTGCCGCTTGCCGCGGGCAGCCTCTTCGGCGCACATTATGTAATTCTGAAAACCGGCGCGGGGACGCAAACGATATGAGCAGGCGGGCGATTTCCTTCTATAGCGAAGGCGTGAAATTACAGGGCGATCTATTCTTTCCCGACGGCGCGGGCGCCGATGATCGGCGCGCCGGCATTGTCCTTTGCCATGGCTATACCGGCGTCAAAGATCTGTTTTTACCGGACAATGCCGAGTGGTTGCGCCAAGCCGGCTACGCCGTACTTATCTTCGATTATAAGGGCTGGGGCGAGAGCGAAGGCGCGCGCCATCGCTTGGCGCCGTTCAGCCGCGTGGCCGATAGCCATGCCGCACTCAACTTCCTGGCCGCGCAGAAAGCGGTCGACGACAACCGTCTCGGCCTGTACGGCACGAGTTATGGCGGCGCCACCGTGATTTGGGCCGCCGCCCTGGACGCCCGCGTCGGCTGCGTCGTCAGTGTGGTTGG
The genomic region above belongs to Pseudomonadota bacterium and contains:
- a CDS encoding NAD(P)H-binding protein, which codes for MAMNDDMNNPTRSKSPTLVLGGTGKTGRRVVERLTRRGVPTRIASRAGDPSFDWGNRRSWDAMLEGATAAYVNYAPDLAIQGATDDIRVFVEKAVAHGVQRLVLLSGRGEQEAQLCERMVQDSGIEWTVVRASWFNQNFSEGAFLDMVLAGEITLPAGEVGEPFVDVNDIADVAVAALTEDSHVGQIYEVTGPRLLSFADAVEEIARASGRELRYSQIPQEAFAAGIAKSGAPDDIQWLLNYLFSTVLDGRNAFVCDGVRRALGREPKDFAEYARQIADSGVWKVAA
- a CDS encoding caspase family protein, producing MNYRDLAAALIVATGVMAVGGLSRATAANSEAVMAFEGHWNGRVILDCAGVTAPMEIVIQGGDMTGQVIVRGQGEGDGTYTISGYIDRKGRISDGRLRGPVILNMRGSFLNMRGSFSDHEGKGQFQGAECSGSWKVALDEAAAASTQDEIAAAPASAPADQVSPVIDAPGDMTTEQPVIELAGRVSDASAIVEFTVNGAAAPLEANGNFRLQRGVALGQSELVIAALDEWGNRAERRIVVTRRAQGESTNREASADKNIVTDNAAPMISLPENLETDEAAIDIWGGVVDVSRIVDLRIDGRSVAIGADGAFSIRRGVPVGVSEIRVTALDEWGNEAEQRVRITRRAPVNMAVADSPPKESQIATLGQQNDDKQAPRINLPPKLVTEDREIDIAGSVSDDSAIVEMFVNERRVTLGSDGSFRIRERLTIGINKFAFRATDEWGNKAEKRIDVERKQLDLALGSYHALVIGNNEYLNMPKLKTAVADAEAVSRVLEDRYGFTVTTLINATRYDVIGAMSELRANLAYDTNLLIYYAGHGVIDPVTERGYWLPVEAEQSNSANWVSNDDITDMLKAIPARHILVIADSCYSGTLVRAASIDLETWEDRRDWLKRVVEKRSRTALASGGLEPVADAGSGGHSVFAAALLGALQENTEIIEANELFAPVRKSVVLNANQTPIYSDIRLAGHDGGDFIFAPK
- a CDS encoding DMT family transporter; translation: MHASLGLSLLMLLALGALWGSITAMAKVITMAGVPALGYAFWQTSGAAVILLAVCLARGRPPPISKAHLRHYVVVGALGSAIPTTNLFYALSNLPTGIVALVITTVPLFTYLLSLAARLEGFDWRRAMGIGLGFAGALLVLLPAGSLPRPDMIPFVILAFLSPFFYSLNSVYAMKFHPPQMDSMHVATGMMMTSSLMLLPASLATDTFHPLWRSFALADGLILVHMVLAALTFHMYFVLLRRAGPVYFSQVALIVTLVAVGWGVVLFDERHSLWIWAALALVFAGVAMVNLRHKFQAARNGAKP
- a CDS encoding DUF1772 domain-containing protein, producing the protein MPDDWIVYACLAAGICSGLVAGVFLSFSDFIMRSLVAARPASGIEAMQMINRKVVRTWFLVMLLGMAPASVALAGYAYFNLSAPTSLLIIAGAAIYLVFVVLVTMFYNVPMNNRLSHMDPFAEESVNYWKIYGAVWTRWNHARTLGSLASALCFLFASIALS
- a CDS encoding aldehyde dehydrogenase family protein, with the protein product MDLDSIFAALDLQPDCRQGGDRAVFTPIDGSEIARVTSDDAASAARKVAAAEAAFVAWRAVPAPRRGELIRLLGEELRTHKEALGRLVTLESGKILQEGMGEVQEMIDICDFAVGLSRQLYGLTIASERPGHRMMETWHPLGVCAVISAFNFPVAVWSWNFALAIVCGDPVVWKPSEKTPLTALACQRLFERAAGRFDGELPENLLQVLIGGKEVGAALVDDKRVALVSATGSCVMGREVAPRVAARFGRTLLELGGNNAMIVAPSADLALAERAVTFSAVGTAGQRCTSLRRLIAQDKIADDLVARLKVVYAGVPIGSPLDDGVLLGPLMDARAFDAMQVALTRARNEGGTVPGGERVLQADYPQGFYVTPAIAEMPGQTAIVAEETFAPILYVMRYGTFEEAIAMHNGVPQGLSSCIFTNDMREAERFLSSEGSDCGIANVNIGPSGAEIGGAFGGEKETGGGRESGTEAWKGYMRRATNTINYSSDLPLAQGITFGSG
- a CDS encoding spore maturation protein, with the protein product MNGIFFALVLISFATAAVRHLPWLAGAEGGAVPMDVLGQAMIASASDAVTLAIGLVGVMALFLGLMKVAERGGLLVIIARLVRPMMVRLFPEVPPEHPAMGAMILNMSANALGLGNAATPFGIRAMQQLDKLNPVKGTASNAMILFLAINTSSVTLLATGVIALRAASGSENPAGIVPTTLVATICSTATAIIVAKLCIRWFPPATAEPPQAGKAALAEASTTDEFDDLGGVAEGQEIGDGEQLERATARPYPAYVSYLVLSGIAGFIPLTVFYGREIAPWIIPGLMLLLLGFGMARRVRIYEVFVEGAREGFQVAFRIIPYLVAILVAVGMFRASGALEYIIAPIGRVTEHIGMPAEALPMALLRPLSGSGAYGILASIINDPNTGPDSYTGYLVSTLQGSTETTFYVLAVYFGAVQIRRIRYALIPALSADLVGIIAAVAIVSLMYG
- a CDS encoding TetR/AcrR family transcriptional regulator, which gives rise to MSSSNVETRGKILKAAWKLLEAEPGKSVRMSDIAKEAGISRQAVYLHFATRAELLVATARYLDEVNNVDEGLAASRTASTGVERLNAFIEAWGNYIPKIHGIAKAFLAMQDTDNAAAIAWNDRMQAVREGCEAAIKALKKDGTLTSDYSTNQATDILWTMLSVRNWEQLTGGCGWPQKRYVDTMKLLARRTLVAE